A window of Oryza glaberrima chromosome 2, OglaRS2, whole genome shotgun sequence genomic DNA:
GAGAAatgggaaggaggggaggggaaagggtTGGTCACGTGAGTCCTCACATGTCCTTTGCATCCTTTGCGATGATGCAGCACTGCTCTGCATTCTGTTTAGCTACCTACGATACTAATAGTACAGTACACTTGTACATGAACACAGTACCCAAAGGGCTATGCTCAAGGTTGTCAGTATCCCGATTCGTATCCTAGTATTttacgatactacgatcctaTCAAGCCGAAACGATACCAATCCCAtctagtatcctaatttttgtagtatctcgatcctactatttattactacacgatcctacgaaatcttaggtggtatcccgattctacgatccctacgatactacaaaatattatttaaaataacatggtttgaaaataatgtaactaaatatgcttaaatttatataaaaatcagttaaatatatcaaaaccaacgtggtttctcttgataaatgtctctatttgcatgatatatatcattactatatttttttatatagaatggctatatataattaatataaatattaattaaactttaaaaaataaaatctcatagtatcccgatactacgatacgatCCTATGATACGATATTATTTTGAGCAAAACGATACTACCTAGTATGCCGATCCTGACAACCTTGGCTATGCCTGTTCATGGTCTATAGTGGAGTAAAAAATTAATGTATCGAAAGTGATCTGGGTGAAATGTAGTTGTAACACTTGAATTAAGCTCTTTCAAACCGTACCATAGTTAGGTTAATTTACACTTAAAACCTTCccctttgtttgttttttttataaaatggaaagttcaaattttttttgacgaGGAGATGAAATTTTCAATAACTAGAGAAACGAAATCATGTGATAAAAGAACCAATAAAATAACATGGTGATAAAATAGTACTACTACCGCTTCCTAGCTAGAGCAATGCATACTCCTGTATGTACTCTCTCTCCGTAAAAAAACGAATATCATATTTCCAGATTTGTATTACTATGATGTGGAACATCTTATACGTGGTTGGTTTTATTTTAGTACCGATGGAGTGCTCCTATGTAGCAGTAGTGATGTAGTGGTATTCGATCTGGTTGTGTGCTGGCTAGCAATGTCATTTGTTCTAAGGGGTACTccccgttcaaaaaaaaagtcaaattctagagatgaatctggatatgtgtgtctagagactttttttgacggagggagtaggagcaAACCTCAGTTATTGTAGCGTTAGAGCACTTACAATAAATTAGTGTAAATGGGTTTTACATGTTACCATATTATATTTTGCACTTATGTGAAAGAGAGAATAAAAGtgaactacagatttatagtcagATGTAAAACGAGCTCCAATAAACTATGTGAGAGGGAAATGTGGGGGTATATATTAACGGTGCTTGTATTTAttgttaactattgtatgatgAGTATGCAATTGAGTTAATTATAGATAATGTGTTAATTTTTGAAGCTAGTAGTTATCTatattaggccctgtttagattccaacttttttcttcaaactttcaacttttccgtcacatcatttcaatttcttcaaacttccaattttagtgtggaactaaacacatccttattaaacttgctcttacggACTTAAAATACCAACTTAGCACAATCCGTTTAAATTCGTAatactaaaatataatcatttttggtttttttaagacAGAGGAAATACTCCGTAGAATATATCGGAGTAGGAGTCGCAGCTAGGGTGTAGCAGTAGCAGTTCTTTTACAGTAGTACTAGGGGGTAGCAGTAGTAGCCAGGGTTTTCCAAATTGTCGGGGCTAGGGTTACCGTGCTCCGGCGGTAAACATGTTTACCGTGCGGTAACCACGGTAACTTAaaaaaccgtacaaaaccgtgcaaaatttattaaaaatttaaattattttttaaatttatttaaatttaaaaaggttACCGCAGTTtttctattaccgtaccccgTACTACGGTAAGTCAGTCGAAccctggtagtagtagtagtagggaAAGGTAGCTGCACATGACATATTGCCGGGCGGGCAGGCCAAAACGGTTTGGTTGTTGACCTCGCATCGCAGTGGACAACTCTACAGTACGTTTGATGGGGGTAGACAAGCTCGTGTGCGCGTACTAGTATGCGATAAAGAGATAGAGGTGGGGGGGACAAGCCGACAAAGAAGGCGCGCCAACTGTTGACCCCGTGTGCCCCGCTCCGACACCCCTCGCTTTTCCCcctcccatcctctctctcctgtcgcctcctctctcctcatCACACTAGCTATGCCATTGCCACCCCCACTTCCACTGCTCCACTGCCACTGCTCTACCATCGACCCAATGTACTACCGGTGTGTTTAGTCcacactaaaattaaatttttttttaaaaaaaagttagaagtttatatgtgtaggaaagtttcgatgtgatggaaaagttggaaggttgaagaaaaagttgagaactAAACCAAGCCTACCTTCAGTTTTAACTTTTTctattatcaaaaaaaatagtttactctctccgtcctagaatatagcaatctaggatCGGATGTGATGCatcatagtactacgaatctggacagggggctgtccagatttatagtactagaatacatcccatccagttctagattgttacattatgggatggagggagtattttttaaataattattatattgaAGTTCGTAAAAATATATTGAGATTAGATAGAATAATCTTCTATCACACTATCCTTCGTGATCGTCACAAATACTCTCTTctggttgataatacttatcgttttggtCAAGAGTACGGTCTCCAGAAAACAATTTTgacaattattttctattataatatgtataaaagtgttaacaaatatatgattttattaaagtattattttaagactaatctatatatgtagtcaccatatttaaaagacattttaaaaataattcataatcaaatattttaaagtttgacctcacccttatctaaaaggacaagtattatcagcccgaagaaaatataattataatgaTTTCTGGTTATACATCTATAAACACATTCTTATAGTATTAAGGAACGAATATacagcaacatatatataccatCATATATATACCATCATAGTGCAAATAAGATGTGAGCAGTATTTTGGGGCCAAACAGAATTCCGAACTCTTTGGGCTAAGGAATGGGCTAAACATCTCCGATCTAGCCCACTTCATTATTTCACTAGAACAATGTTTTGACCAATAAGAACTATGATTTTTGAGACAAAATTAATGTCATTAGATTTACATTCAAAAGTAATGAGTGCTATTAGATTTATATTCACAAATGCTTTCCTGTAATTATACTTCTGTGTcacataaatataatatattaataaagCAGTTGGTGATTAAAGCATTGTCCTAACAAGCAAAATAAATTGTTTTAtactgtattattttttttacagagaaaGTAGTACTAAGTATTTTGGACAACGATCAGGCCAGGCCAGATTTGATTTGGGCCAAATTATCCATGATCAGGCCTACCCTTATCAGGCCCTTCAACATTTGCAACCACTGTGCTCCTCTCAGTGTTTCGTGTGGAACACTTGACAAAACAAACATTGAGCATGCATGCCCCTTATTcgcataaattattattagtgcAAAATGTTACATGAAAAGATCTTCAATATACTGTTACACCTTTCACCGGAGAAGATTACGTGTTTCCTGCATTTAGTTTTCGGTATAGATCTTACTGCCAGAGTATGCTCCATTGGACTGACCACCATGATGATTTTGCACCACTGCTTTGCTTTGCATTTCTCTTAGAAAACTGCCGCTAATGGTGGCGCACGTTGGAGAATTGGTCGACCGAGTCACCCCGCTCAAACACAGCTGCTGCCCCCATGCCAGATCCTGCAACCAATTCATGCATAGTTACATACTAGTACACAAGAGGTCATGGAAGTTTAACAACGGGGGCTACTTGCATGCATTCTCCTGCACACAGAGAAATCCAGAGAAAAAGAACTCACCAATGCACATGGTGACAACACCGAATCTGCAGTCCCTGCCCCGGCGCTTCATTTCATTCAGAAGAGTTGCGACGCACCGGGCACCTGACCAACAGAAGAACAATCGCCCCATTTAGAAGACATGCTCGGATGATCTGTAGCAGGTACTAACAGACAGCAATGCTACTTCCATTGACACCTGTACATTCTAAAGCCAGAATGACGATCTCCCATACAAGTATTTGATTACCTGTTGCACCAAGAGGATGTCCTAGGGCGATTGCGCCTCCATTCACGTTTACTTTTGACCTGTCCAGTCCCAGCTTGTTGCAGCAATACACGAACTGCGAAGCAAAGGCCTATACAAGAATATGGATGGTATGGGTATCAACCATTGTAGCTAGCAAGCTAGGTACAAATAAACGAGTGAGCTAATATTGTAACAAGTAACAAACCTCATTCAATTCAAACAGATCGATGTCTTCAATCTGTAGTCCAGCAGACTTCACTGCAGCTGGTATTGCTACTGCAGGACCAACACCCATAACAGCGGGATCTACTCCAACAGCAGCAAAGCTCCTAAATGATGATTGGAGGCAACATATGGATGGATCAgttaaaagaaaaggtgaaactatATTAGGTCCCAACAACAATAGCAATAACAATGATGATCACAAACTCTGTCCACACCTAACAATAAGATATATCTCATACAGCATTCTGGAACACATGTTAAGACTGAACCAAATGCTGTATATACAAAGAAATGCAAAATACAGCACCTGAAAACACCAAGAATAGGAAGTCCCTTCTTCATTGCTACGTCCCTCCTCATGAGAAGAACAGCTCCAGCACCATCACTCACTTGACTAGAGTTGCCTACATAGGTttgttaaattaaaaaaaaagcacataCATACACAATGTAAAAGGCAACGGACAAACATAGCCTGGTTGCAATGGTAGTGTcatcaggaaaaaaaactaagagTGCTGTAGCAATACCTGCAGTTGTTGTACCATCCTTCCGGAAAACTGGTTTAAGCTTTGCCAATCCAGATGCTGTGGTCCCTGGCCTAATTCCATCATCAACTGATATCACAACTTTCTTTTCCTCTCCAGTCTTGGGGTGAACGATCTGGACAGGAAAGAATATCAGTGAACCTTGTACACATCCTGATTagcaaaaaaactaaaataaaatacagAGGTAGCATAGCAACAACCATTCATGACTCCACAATAATCATGAACAATAAACTAGGTTAAGACTGGCTTTGAATTCCAGGTAACATCACGCAGACTAAATTCCCAGGTAACATCACATGAACTAAAGCCCAGTGCCTCTTACCTTTGTAGGCACCGGAACAATCTCATCTTTGAATTTCCCTGCAGCCGTGGCTGCAGCAGCCCTCCTATGAGACTCAGCCTGTTGAAAATCCAAATTTTGATCATGTTTTGAGTAAAAGGAAGAAGTGGGAAGAAAAAACACAAACAGAATGCATGCAAGTGACTCACAGCAGCCTGATCCTGCTCTTGTCTTGTTACACCATATCGGTGTGCAACATTTTCGGACGTTATCCCCATGGGCAAAAGACAATCCTGTGCTTTCTGGACTTCATTTACCTACAAAGTACGTAGTGTTACAAGGCATCACCAGAGAACTACAGAAATACAAAGGATGCTCTGGTGCTCATAGAATTCATACTTTAGGGTTTACTTGTCCTTCCCAACCCATAGCATTTACTGACATGGATTCCAGGCCTGCACCAATCCCTGTTTTTGATGGAAAAAGGCAAATTAGCACCTTTAAATGAAGCAACCATGTAGCAGAGTTAGCATAACCATATTGTCTAGAACGAGTAACTAGTTAATTACCTATGTCGTAGAACCCAGCTTTAATGGCCGCAGCAACATCAGCCACTGCCTGTAATCCAGAGGAACATTGCCGGTTGACAGTTCTAACAGGAACGTTTTCTGCATCGACAGAAAGGTAAAATCAAGCAAATGAAACCAGTGTCCATAATAAAGAAGCCCTGTCTTCATATGGTGATATAACCGCAAACACAGTATTACCGGGAACTCCAGCATAGAAAGCCGCAGCCCTGCACTCGATTGCACGCTGCGAGCCTGGACCTAGCACCGTGCCAACTACAATGTCACCAATTTCACCAGGGTTGATCTTAGTGTTGTCCAGAACAGCCTAGAAaatacatagaaaaaaaaaggagcaaacGATTGATTGAGAACGCATAGTCTCTAAATTCGAAGTAACCACTGAATCACAGCATACATGAAGGGAAATATTAGCAGGCGCAAACCTTAAGAACAACAGTAAGAAGGTCCTCTGGGTATGTATCCTTGAAACCTCCTCGCTTGGCCTTGCATATGGGTGTCCTGTAGGCACTGCAGGTGGATAAACATGGAATAAAGTGGTCAGAAGAGTATCTATCACATCCGTTGATCGATTCAGATACGTGGTGGCATATTCACATGGCTAAGCACACAAAACATGCTACAGCCAAAAAAGAAAcactaaaaaaaacaaagcttaGAACTTGTAGTTTGTAATACACTTTGGGTGATAGGTGGTGAAGAGATAGAATTGGCCTGTAGAGTTTGCGATCTTATATTATGTTGCAAAATAGCAGTAACAAACTCTTGATTTAGTATGATTTCAGCTACTAGTACAAGGTTTATCCTAAAACTATAAGAGGCTAACTTCAACATCCTCACTAAACGCATTTGACTTGGATGGGATTACATCGCGATACCAAGCACCCATAGTAATCCTGATTCGTAAGAAAAGTCAATCAGCGTAGTTGCTTGAATTTGCTCCTATTCCTCAAACATGGCAGCAACTAGTGGTAGTCAAACATCCGCCATTAACAGGTGACCTTAATTGGTGTTCCGTGTAAGTAATACTAAGTTACTAACAGGTAAtagtaggaaaaaaaagggattaGGGATGTATAAAAGCttacgcgacgacgacgacgtcgtcccCGTAGGCGGAGGTCCTCTGGTAGGCGGCGCTGTCGCCGGCCGCGCACGCCGACGCCTGAACCAATCAACCAACAAtcgaattgaattgaattgagtccagtgagagagagagagatggagattaCAAAGAGAATTGCGAAAGAGATGAAGAGGAATTGACTCACGGAGAGGAGCGAT
This region includes:
- the LOC127762698 gene encoding 3-ketoacyl-CoA thiolase 2, peroxisomal-like; this encodes MEKAIDRQRVLLAHLLPSSSSDQSLLSASACAAGDSAAYQRTSAYGDDVVVVAAYRTPICKAKRGGFKDTYPEDLLTVVLKAVLDNTKINPGEIGDIVVGTVLGPGSQRAIECRAAAFYAGVPENVPVRTVNRQCSSGLQAVADVAAAIKAGFYDIGIGAGLESMSVNAMGWEGQVNPKVNEVQKAQDCLLPMGITSENVAHRYGVTRQEQDQAAAESHRRAAAATAAGKFKDEIVPVPTKIVHPKTGEEKKVVISVDDGIRPGTTASGLAKLKPVFRKDGTTTAGNSSQVSDGAGAVLLMRRDVAMKKGLPILGVFRSFAAVGVDPAVMGVGPAVAIPAAVKSAGLQIEDIDLFELNEAFASQFVYCCNKLGLDRSKVNVNGGAIALGHPLGATGARCVATLLNEMKRRGRDCRFGVVTMCIGSGMGAAAVFERGDSVDQFSNVRHH